Sequence from the Candidatus Margulisiibacteriota bacterium genome:
CATGAGCAAAGCGAATGACCGGGTGAGGCGGAATTTAACTTGTTCATAAGTTCAGTGTTAATTTATTATTTTTTATCAATGAGATATACTTTAAATAAAAAAATAACAAAGGAGCTAAAATATGCAAATCGGAGTTTGCGGTATATCCTGTGAAAAATGCCCGAAGATGACCAAAGGTCAGTGCCCTAACGGTGACATCGGCTGCAAACCGAAAGAAAATAGGTTCTGCGCCATAGCTACATGTGCTTTTAAAAAAGGTATAGCGCTCTGTTTTGAATGTACGGAATTTCCTTGCGAAACCACTAAAAAAGGGCCGATAAGTTACGGATATTGCTGCTATTTGGCCGGCCGGAGTTAAAAATATTCCCAGCGATTTTTAGAAAAAAAGCATGCAACATCTCGCTATTCTGTTCGATAATTTATTATCAGTAAAAATAAAGGAGAATGACTTGCTTAAATATAAAATTATATCCGATAAAAAAAACACAACTCTCCCGGATACTGATAAAGCGGGGAAATTAGAGTTAATAAAAGAACTCACAAGTTATTTAAGGGATTATCAGGTTCCAATGACAAGAGTTATAAAGGAAAGACTGGATAATTGTTCATTATCGCAATTAAAATCCTTGCATATTTATATAAAAAGCCTTGTTCACCAGTATAAGCTGGCAAAACAAGATGAAAGCTTTATAAATGAACAAGTTCTGATTGAATTGAGAGATCATTTTAATCTTTAATACCATAAACTTGTAGCTAACCTGCCGACTTTCTGTAAGTCACATTAATCGACCGTAATCTTGGAGTTCATAAATAAACTTCAGAATTTTATGTTTGCACCTTTTACAGTTTTACACTTTATAAGATAATTAAAGAAATTATGCCGGCAGATTATATAAATACACTCAACCTGACCATCAGAAGCCTTTTCAGAGATATTTTACGCATAACTTTTTTTAATCCGGCGTTGGCTTTATTTGCTTTTAGAACCATAAATAACCAGAAAAACGCGGCCCGGCTCAGAAGAATTAATGCAGAACGGGGTCTGCATGTTCCTGCTTTTATGATTTTCAGTCTGACCTCAAAATGCAACCTTAATTGTCACGGCTGCTACTCCAAAGCCTTTAATCGTTCCGGCAACAAAGAAATGAGTAATGAACAGATAATAAAAGTGTTGCAGGAAGCTTCAGAGCTGGGAATATCTATTGCTTTGCTAGCCGGAGGAGAACCTTTTACAAAAACAGCTTTTCTGGAGATGACGGCACAGCTTCCCAACATGATTTTTCCGGTATTTACCAACGGCCTTTTAATAACCGAAGAAATTGCTGAAAAGCTGCAAAAACAAAAACATGTTATCCCCGTTATAAGTATTGAAGGTTATGCCGATTATACTGATAAACGGCGAGGCGCCGGAGTTTACGCCGGTATTCATAATGTTCTGAATAGATTAAATAAGCACCATGTTTTCTGGGGTATGTCCATAACTTTAACCAGACATAATTTTGAGATTGTTACACAGCATCAATTTATCAGAGAGCTTGTGTCTTTAAAATGCCGGCTTTTCTTTTTTATTGATTATATACCCGTGGAAGAAGGTTCGGACGATAAGGTCCTTACTATCGAGCAGCAAGAAAGTGTGAGGCCGTTGCTGGCAGAACTGCGTTCCAGGTATCGGGCTCTGTTTATAGGTTTCCCCGGTGACGAAGAAGCCTTCGGCGGTTGCCTGGCCGCGGGCAGGGGATTCGTGCATATCAGTCCTGACGGTAGTCTGGAGCCTTGTCCTTTTTCTCCCTATTCCGATATTAATGTTACTACAGCAGGCTTAAAAGAAGCGTTGAACTCAAAACTTTTAAAAACAATCAGGGATAACAGCGATAAACTGCAGGAACATAGCAGCAGTTGCGCCCTCTGGGAAAACAGGGATTGGGTAGAGTCTCTGCTTAACTAAACTGTTCCAATATTTTTTTTCCATGGATTTTTAATCCGGCCGTACGATAATTCCTTTGGATTAAACCGATAAAATCGGAAATGTAGGATAGCAAAGGAGCATTTCATGATGAATTATAAAATAATTTCCCAGCTTAGCGCAAAGGATCAACTATACCTGATGGTTTGCAAAAACATTACTGATGACGCGCTCGAAAAACTGCTGGCTGAACTTAATAAAGGTGTGCCGGGGAAATTGACTTTGTTAAAAGAATTATATGAAAAAGGTACTGTTTTTACAAAAAAACAGCTGATAAAAATCGCGGTAAATTTTCAGGCTGATAAGTATTTGTTAAAGGATATCATAAATAAAACCAGGGAATTCGCTAATAAAAATTACATTAAACTTTCTAAAGAGATAGATTTTAAAAACAGCAAAGTTCTGCCCAAAGAAAAATTTCATTACAATCAATACACCGGAGATTTTTTTGTTGAAGGACAAATAACTCCGGATGAAAGCAGGGCTTTACTTGCGATATTCAAAGAACAGTCTGACAGGATGGCACTCTCTGACTTTAAAAATTTTCTTATTGAAAAAGCTGATTTGCTGGATTATATGTTTGATCAAATCTTGCCCGTCATTGAAACCCTTAATATGAAGTTATGGCTTGAATTTAACGGGAACCATTTGTTGTCGCCAAAATTCAGCAAAGTTAACTGGCTGTTAAATTCTTTTTCTTTGTATGAAATGATGGAAGATGATCGTATGTATTCTTCAAATAAACTGCTCGAGGTATTGGCAACTGATACAAATAGAGTGCGTCAGTTATTTGATAAGACTTATGATTTGTTGAAAGGTGAAAACCTGTATACCGAGAAGAGCGTTTGCGGATATGATCATCCTGTCCGAAATATTTTATTTTTATGCGCCAAAACCGGGAAATTAATTCCCAACCAGTATACTCAACTTTTGCTGGAACATAATGAAAATATGTTTTTCGCTTTTGACCATGACGCGAAAAGGGAAGCTGATAGAAGTTTGTCTCTTTTAATAACTGATAAACAATTGGATGAAAAAAAGTTGAACAAACTTTTCAATAAATTATTCGAACACTATTTAAACTGTACGAAAAAAGAGTGTGAGGACCGTTTATTGTACTTTATGGTAAAGTCGATACAATCCGGTAATATAAAAAATTTATGGGACAGACAGGTGCTTTTTGATCATCGAAAAAATGATTTCAACGAAATAACAGAAGCTCTTAAGCAGGCCAAACAAAATTTTCAAAAAGTTTCAACAGGAAGGTCCTGATTATGAAAAGCAAGATAATTTCTCAACTGACCGCCAAGGACCGGCTGTTCCTGATGGTTTGTAAAACCATGACTGATGAAGGACTGGACAAACTACTGATTGCTGCCGAGCAGGGTGTGCCCGGCAAACTTGCTTTATTAAAAGAATTGTATGAAAAAGGCATTATTTTGACAGAGAAACAGTTGATTAAAATAGCTGTCAACTATCAGGAGGATAAAAAATTACTAAAAGATTTAATAAATTCCCTGAAGTTTTCTTTAAGGATGAATAAGGAATCGGCTGATTATGCCTTTGACCTCATGCTACCGGTTATAGAAAAAATAGACATAAATATATGGATGGGAATAAACGCGAATATATCGTCGCAATATTTTCATCCTTTACATCTATTAATACAGGCTTTTGCCGGCACAAATATGAAGGAAAATCACACTGTGTATTCGGCGCAGGAGCTGGTCCCATTGTTAAAAAAAGATGCTGAGAGGTTAAGGAAACTATTTGATAAAACTTTTAGTCTCCTGCATGAAGAGAATAAATATACACAAAGACCCTATGGAGGTTATGATCACGCTTTAAAAAACATACTGGTGTTGTGCGCCGATACTGGGAAGTTAACTCCGAATCAGTATGTTCAGCTTATCATCGAGCATGATGATTCATTATTTTTTTTAAATGAAAACGCCAGAGAAGAAGCTATCTATCAACTAGGTTTTTTAATAAATAGAGGAACAATGGATGATAAAAAATTAAACAGGCTTTTTAACAAGTTATTTGAACATTATAAAACTTGCACTGAGACCGAATGCTCAGGTCGAATCTTATACCTTCTCGTTGATATTATAAAAAAAGGCAACATAAAAAATTTATCTGCAAGACAAATATTTTTTAACCGAAGTCTATTTAAGGAAAGTGAAATAGCTCAAGCCTTAATCAATGCGAAATGTGGTAATCAGGTCTGACTAATCGTTAAACACAACAAATATTGTAATTCAAAAAGTTTCTCGATAAACTATTATTAATATATAAGAATAGGGAGAATAAATATGAGGAATATTTCCAGAATTTTTTTGTTTGTACTGTTTTTGGGTACGTGCCTGTTGGCTCAAACGGTTGATCCGTTGCTGCCTGTCATTAATGTGGGCTGGGCGGCCATGTTCAATAAATGGGCCATGAACCTGGGCTGGATCATTGTCGCCTCCATCGGTTTCGGTCTGGGCACCGGGATTGCGATTAAAATTTTTGATTTGGTTTCGGTTGGAATAGATGAATGGGAAGAAGTAAAAAAAGGAAACCTGGGTGTTGCCGCTATTATTGTCAGCATTATAGTAATGGTTGGTGTCATAGTGGTAGTAAGCATTTCTTAATGAAAAAATTTCTAATAATTTTTCTGACATTTTCAATAATGTTTGCAGCCGATAGCCTTACCTGGCAGAGAAAAGGCGGGGTGAACTATATAATTATTCCCGAGATAACCAAAGGCCAGAGCTATGATATCCCGTACCCGGGCCTAAAAAAAGGACAGACCGTTACTTTCGCGGTAATGGGCAGAGGAACTGGCAATCTGGACGTAGATGCCATGCTTTATGATGATACCAATACTTCACTTTCCTCAGATACGGAAGTCGGGCCGATAGCTGTTGTTTCTCATTATTTTGACGCGGACACTCCTGTTTCTCTAAAAGTGACATGTTCCAGCGGCAAAGGCCCCCTGGTTATTTATGCCGAGGAATCATCCAGATTGACCAAGATTTTAGCCGGTCTGATCATGAAATGATTTGTTGACTTGATTTATTCCAAAAAATTTTGTATAACTAGATAGTGTATCGCTTAGTTTGCGGTCATGTTAGTCGGATTACAGGGGTTCTGGCTAAAAATCAAATTTTAGGTGGAAAATGGAAAGTAAAGCACGGAGGATGATTTTTTCTGCGCGTTCGATTCTAAAAATCGGGTTTGTACTATCTGTATTTTTTCTTTCTTTTGCTTATCCGGTTGTTCCGGAAATTTTATGCAATAACAAAACTCAACCCCAATGGATTTCAGATATTATGAAAGATATTAATGCCCAGATAGATAAATATGCCTTGCCTGGCGGTATCGTAGGAATAGTCATAAAGGATTTAACCACCGGAGAATATTTTTCCATGAACGGAAATATTATTTTTAATCCTGCCAGCGTTATTAAGGTACCGGTTATGGTGGAAGCGTTTCATCAGGTAGAAAAAGGAAAATTGTCTCTGGATGAAAGACTTGTTTTGAGACAGGAAAATAAACTGGTAGGTTCCGGAAGTCTGCAATATTTTCGCTGTGGTAAAAGGTTTTCTGTTCGCAGGCTTATAGAGCTTATGATAACTGATAGCGATAATACTGCTACAAATATGCTGGTGAATCGTCTGGGCATGCAGAATATTAATGAATATATGCGCCGTCTGGGATTGCGTCACACTGTAATCAAAGACCCGACTATGTTTTGTAAAGTTGAGGGCCAGCATAATATAACTTCTCCTGTTGATATGGTAATACTTCTGGAAAAAATGTATAAAGGTACACTGGTAAGTAAAGCCGCTTCTGAAGATATGTTGAGTATTATGAAAGGTCAGCGTCACAAATGGGGGATTGCCAGATTTTTACCTCCTACCGTTACCATAGCCAACAAAACCGGCTCACTTGATTTTGTGCGCAACGATGTAGGGATAATACTGGATAAAGATAAACCCTATGTTATATCAATATTCAGCAAACATCTACCGTCCAATCATTATGGAAGTATCCTGGTGGGTTCTCTTTCCAAAGTGGTTTACGAACGTCGCAAGCAAACCTGATCTTTTCAACTGCCCGGCAATCTGCCATTATATCTTTTATGAATGGTCATATACAGGTCAGGGAATTATTTAGCGACACTGGTAATCTCAGTGCATACGGCTTGAATTATCTTGACAGCTTTTTTCCTGAATTCGGTGAGTTGGCCAACCATGGCCGATTGGATTATTCCCGTCGCAGTCACACTATAATTACGCTGGAAAGCTTTTATAAAGTTCTGATTGGAAATTATAAGGGATTTTGTCGTATTGCTGCCAATGCCGGTTCGTCAACTTTTATAACCGCGGATCAATTTCATGATTTACAACAAATAATTTTAAAAAATTGTTCAACTTCAAAGGACCTGGAATATTTATTTTTGCTGCTGCTCACCCATGATTTTGGAGTACTTCATGGGGGAGATTCCCGACATTTTGTAAAAAGCGGAGTAATGTGTGCGAAATTTTTTAAATCCGCCGGATTTGATGATCCATATATATGCATGGCTCAAAAGATAATAGGAAATCATTCTTATTTCGGTGATTTATTTTTAGGTGAAGCCAGCACAACTTATGGTTTGCGTTTATATGAACAAATTATCGGACCGGAAAAGCAGCCCGAACATTTTTGGGAGTTGTTGTTTATTGTAAATGTTCTGGATATTAACAGCAGTGGCGATGGTTATCTAAGCGACAGGAAATATTCTGATTTAAAAAAAATACTAAAAATAAACGGTTTGAAAAAATTGAACAAGAAATGGTCTGAAGAACGTTATTTACATCTTTTACCGCATAAAAAAAATGGGGAAATTTTTTACTTAAATAATAAACAAAGTTTGCCGTCCGGAGCTGAAAAAATATATTTTCAATACTTCCATTATATTGCGAACAGGCTGGAGGATAATCAACTTGTAAATATGCTGCGTCTGGCAATTTTTTTGCTGAGGATGAAAAGTCAACGGAAATTGAACTGCTTTGAATTTATTTCTTTTTCCTCGGATGCCGAGAAAGATTTTCATTATATCGAGACTTTGCTGGATACATCTGTAAACTCCGAAGAACAAATAATCCTGAATAGCAGAAACGAAGGTCGGGTTAATGGTATTACTTTTAACATAACAGCTGATGACGGTTATTTGGATTTTCAGGTCGGCTGAAGGATTTCTTTTTGATAACGGATCAGAGCAACCGTTTCTTCCGTGGTTAGGACCAATTCGGCTCCAAGATTGGCAATGTTTTGCCTGGCCAACAGGTAATAGGGTCTGCGTATCAGGTTCCCGGGAACAGGTACTTCGTTAATAAGCCCCGGATTAAATCCATATAAATTCGCTACATCCTGAGCTAGTTGTTTGCGAGTAACAAGCTCAGGTCCAGGCAGATGAATTATTTTATAGGGTATTTCTTTTTTCATGAAAAGGTATCCCAGTTGCAGCAGCCTGTATCCGGTTTCCAGTGCGGACGCAAAATATCGGGCTTCATTTTGGAAAACATTTAAAGGTCGGTCAGCCATCAACGTTTCTTTTACCTGATCTTCCCAGGTTGTTTGATATTCCGTGAAGCCCAGGGTATTGGAAAGCCTTGTAATTAACGTAGAAATATTGGAACCGTAAATCAGTTCCTCACCGCTTTTTTTGGATAAGGAATATGTATTTGAATCCTGCGGATCATTTTCGGAAAGTGTTTCAGACAGTGAGTCGGAAATTTTATAACCGTCAAAAACACATTCGGTAGACAGTTGGATTAACTTTGTCGCCGGACTCAGCGCGCCGATCATATTTGCCAGAACGTTCGGGAACGTGGAATTCAAAAGCCAGGCCAGTTTTTCATTTTTTTGACAATCAGAAGGCTTGGCAAGCGCTATAGTGTTTATAATCAGGTCAGGTTTTGTTCCCGTTAATATTTTTTTTATTCCCTGAATATTAATGCCCAATATCTTGTTTTCCTGAAGGACAGGTAAATAAACCGCATTTTTAATTTTGTGAGAATTATATGTGGCTGTTATCGGAAGGTTTAACGAAGTCGCTGCTTCCAGTATATTTGTGCCTACAAGACCGGTACCCAGAAGCAATATCCTTTTTCCTTCCAATCCAAAGACAAGATTTTTAAAGATATTTTGTATCGACGCAATTTTTTCCTGCGCGTTTTTTAAATTTAACAGGTAGGCAGCATTGGTCGCGATTATTTTTGTCAGCATATTAATATATCGATAATACTTTCTTGTAATAACAAAATATTTTAAATTT
This genomic interval carries:
- a CDS encoding DUF3795 domain-containing protein, translating into MQIGVCGISCEKCPKMTKGQCPNGDIGCKPKENRFCAIATCAFKKGIALCFECTEFPCETTKKGPISYGYCCYLAGRS
- a CDS encoding radical SAM protein, translating into MPADYINTLNLTIRSLFRDILRITFFNPALALFAFRTINNQKNAARLRRINAERGLHVPAFMIFSLTSKCNLNCHGCYSKAFNRSGNKEMSNEQIIKVLQEASELGISIALLAGGEPFTKTAFLEMTAQLPNMIFPVFTNGLLITEEIAEKLQKQKHVIPVISIEGYADYTDKRRGAGVYAGIHNVLNRLNKHHVFWGMSITLTRHNFEIVTQHQFIRELVSLKCRLFFFIDYIPVEEGSDDKVLTIEQQESVRPLLAELRSRYRALFIGFPGDEEAFGGCLAAGRGFVHISPDGSLEPCPFSPYSDINVTTAGLKEALNSKLLKTIRDNSDKLQEHSSSCALWENRDWVESLLN
- a CDS encoding class A beta-lactamase-related serine hydrolase, with the translated sequence MIFSARSILKIGFVLSVFFLSFAYPVVPEILCNNKTQPQWISDIMKDINAQIDKYALPGGIVGIVIKDLTTGEYFSMNGNIIFNPASVIKVPVMVEAFHQVEKGKLSLDERLVLRQENKLVGSGSLQYFRCGKRFSVRRLIELMITDSDNTATNMLVNRLGMQNINEYMRRLGLRHTVIKDPTMFCKVEGQHNITSPVDMVILLEKMYKGTLVSKAASEDMLSIMKGQRHKWGIARFLPPTVTIANKTGSLDFVRNDVGIILDKDKPYVISIFSKHLPSNHYGSILVGSLSKVVYERRKQT
- a CDS encoding sugar nucleotide-binding protein, giving the protein MLTKIIATNAAYLLNLKNAQEKIASIQNIFKNLVFGLEGKRILLLGTGLVGTNILEAATSLNLPITATYNSHKIKNAVYLPVLQENKILGINIQGIKKILTGTKPDLIINTIALAKPSDCQKNEKLAWLLNSTFPNVLANMIGALSPATKLIQLSTECVFDGYKISDSLSETLSENDPQDSNTYSLSKKSGEELIYGSNISTLITRLSNTLGFTEYQTTWEDQVKETLMADRPLNVFQNEARYFASALETGYRLLQLGYLFMKKEIPYKIIHLPGPELVTRKQLAQDVANLYGFNPGLINEVPVPGNLIRRPYYLLARQNIANLGAELVLTTEETVALIRYQKEILQPT